Within Thermoanaerobaculum aquaticum, the genomic segment CCTACAGCTACGGTGTTTCTTCAAACAGCTGGCAGGTGTTTTGGGAAAAGGACACGGCTTGGGCAGGGGGAAGGTTTTTGCCGGTGGTATCGCGGGCTTAAGGTAGCAGCAGTACCGCGTGGTTCACTTGGGACCATTGGGCCCGGTCAGCAGCCCGTAGCGGGAAACTCGGAAGGTTTGCACTGGAAAGAGAAAGCTACAGGTTCTTAGCGACCAACGCCAAGATGGCAAGCAAAATCGTGAACTGAAAGCCCATGAGCCACCAGAAGTTGCGGCGAAGCTCGGCAAAGCGGCTTTCCCACTGGTCCTCCATGCGGTCCAGACGCGAGGTTAGCTCAGAAAAGCGCTTTTCCCACCGATCCTCCAGGGCGGCCAGTTGCTGCGCCCAACGCTGCTCCAGGTTATTGAGTCGCTCGTCCCAGCGCTGCTCCAAGCCCTTGACGGCATCTTCCAGGCGTTCCAAGCGGTGGCCGATGTGGGCCATTTCCGTGGCGAGCTGCTGGGCAAAGCGCTCCTGGCTTTCCTTCCAGCCCTCCAAGTGGGAAATCCTTTCCGCCAACTCGGCAAGGGGCGCGCTGGCCATGCTCAGAATATAGCACTGCGCTGGGCGAGATGCATTCTTTGGAGTGGTTGTTCCAAGCTAGGGTTCGGTGTAGGCTTTTGGGGTGGCTTACGTGCCCGGCGACCACTCGCGCAGTTCCATGAAGATCACGGACGGTTCGGGGAATGTGGTGGCCAGCAACGATTTTTACCCCTTTGGTCTTCCTGCGGCCACGACGGGCCTGCAGGGGAGCTGGTTTGCGGGGTACGAGTTGGAGCACCAAAACACCTCCAGCACGTACACCGATGATTTGTACTTCTTGCATGCTCGCTGGTATTTCCCGCAGGTGGCGAGGTTTCTCTCGCCTGATCCCGTGCGTGGGGATGTCTTTTCTCCGCAGAGCTTCAATCTTTTCGCGTACGTAAGTGGGAACCCAGCCAATTTCGTGGATCCATGGGGTTTGGCGGCTTTGGACCCCTTAGCGCAGCAGGGAAATAGCTACATGTTTTCAGAGCAAGTAACGGTTACGGCGGCACACCCGTGTCCTGGGGCACCTAAAGAACTTTCTTGCGAAGCGTGGCAGTCCGTGAAGGAAATGCAATGGCGAATGATCCTTGGTTGGAACCGTCCGCTCTCTCAAACCCCGGCGCTTTTCCCAACACCCACATCCCCGAACATGCGGGCGGCTCGGCCGGAGGAGGTCGCCAGAAGCGCCGAAAGTCTTTCGAGTACGGAGAGAGCGCCGGAACTTGTGTTTGGTGGCGGACTGAAGGTGACATTCGCGTTTCCTATTTTAGGAAAAAAGGTTCCCCTCCTCTTGGTGGGGGAAGCTTCTTGGCAACCTTGGACAGTGGTTAAGTTAGAGGCGTCGGTGCAATCGGGTCTGGG encodes:
- a CDS encoding RHS repeat domain-containing protein; translated protein: MAYVPGDHSRSSMKITDGSGNVVASNDFYPFGLPAATTGLQGSWFAGYELEHQNTSSTYTDDLYFLHARWYFPQVARFLSPDPVRGDVFSPQSFNLFAYVSGNPANFVDPWGLAALDPLAQQGNSYMFSEQVTVTAAHPCPGAPKELSCEAWQSVKEMQWRMILGWNRPLSQTPALFPTPTSPNMRAARPEEVARSAESLSSTERAPELVFGGGLKVTFAFPILGKKVPLLLVGEASWQPWTVVKLEASVQSGLGTPSVAGGLFFFLQNAGFGNEPSSGFSIFGGRGWGGGLSVLLENKYLGRAEVLFGGGVGLAGTVPVYVYPLGAREWGH